Proteins encoded in a region of the [Chlorobium] sp. 445 genome:
- a CDS encoding serine hydrolase — protein MPAFISASVLILLVALFSMAAAPLSAPPKSFEKVRRVISDAIKDSAFPSAVVAVMQNDRLVFHEAFGHLTYDTLSARTDTNTIYDLASVTKVLATTLCVMRLYDDGQLSLTDPVAKFIPEFANHGKEHILLRNLLIHDSGLIAFRRYSQFCPNADSALKHIFNDTLIRRTGDSTIYSDLNFILLGEIVRRITHKRLDEYFHETFVRPLGLQNTFFNPPDSVLYRIAPTEIDCTWKLSFKRPLVHDPTSALFGGVAGHAGLFSTASDILTIMKMLMHGGSLYGKTFIKPETVQLFTTRDSVHRVRALGWDVRDAGEKASTGKYFSMQSYGHLGFTGTSVWVDPTRNLCVVFLTNRVYPTSANNKIRAVRRQLHDAVIESLEELTEKKTGKFKQKK, from the coding sequence ATGCCTGCCTTCATCTCCGCTAGCGTTCTTATCTTACTTGTTGCACTGTTCAGTATGGCTGCAGCGCCGCTAAGTGCTCCGCCAAAATCCTTTGAAAAAGTGCGCCGCGTGATTAGTGATGCTATCAAAGACAGTGCCTTCCCTTCTGCAGTTGTAGCCGTGATGCAAAACGACCGCCTTGTCTTCCATGAAGCCTTTGGGCATCTCACTTACGATACACTTTCCGCACGTACTGATACCAATACGATTTATGACCTTGCCTCTGTGACAAAAGTATTAGCCACGACCTTATGTGTGATGCGCCTTTACGATGACGGTCAACTCTCACTTACTGATCCTGTTGCAAAGTTTATTCCTGAATTTGCAAACCATGGTAAAGAGCATATTCTGCTGCGTAATCTCTTGATTCACGATTCAGGCTTAATTGCCTTCCGCCGATACAGCCAATTCTGCCCTAACGCCGACTCAGCACTCAAACACATCTTTAACGATACACTCATCAGACGCACTGGCGATAGCACAATCTACAGCGACCTCAACTTCATTTTGTTAGGTGAAATCGTTCGGCGTATCACGCACAAGCGATTAGATGAGTATTTCCATGAAACATTTGTGCGTCCACTTGGCTTGCAAAACACATTCTTCAACCCACCTGACAGCGTGCTCTACCGTATTGCCCCCACTGAAATTGATTGTACATGGAAACTCTCTTTCAAGCGTCCACTTGTGCATGATCCAACTTCTGCACTTTTTGGTGGTGTTGCTGGACACGCTGGACTTTTCTCAACGGCTTCAGACATTTTGACCATCATGAAGATGCTTATGCACGGCGGCTCACTTTATGGCAAAACTTTTATTAAGCCTGAGACAGTGCAGCTTTTCACGACGCGCGACAGTGTGCACCGCGTGCGCGCCTTAGGCTGGGATGTGCGTGATGCTGGCGAGAAAGCCTCAACTGGCAAATACTTTTCAATGCAAAGCTATGGGCATCTTGGCTTTACTGGCACAAGTGTCTGGGTCGATCCTACACGCAATCTCTGCGTGGTCTTCCTGACAAATCGTGTCTATCCAACTTCTGCAAACAACAAAATCCGCGCAGTGCGTCGCCAGCTGCACGATGCTGTCATTGAGAGTCTTGAGGAACTCACAGAGAAAAAAACTGGAAAGTTCAAACAAAAAAAGTAA
- a CDS encoding alpha/beta hydrolase gives MLSFLGHHLEKPHRQSDHVVVLLHAFPLSSEMWRPQLGVLQEAGYSVIAPNVYGIEGSEPRTDWTMRQYAESVHELVTKLGFTSVTLIGVSMGGYHAFAFERRYPHMVSSMMLCDTRAEADTDEAREKRFEFIEALKARGISEAKARMIPKMLGDTTHANEPELAGFLSVIIERHRVASVIEQLKAMAHRPDSSVHLSAIRCPTLVVVGEEDVLTPPEVVRTIAERIPNAQLEIIPQAGHLPNLEQPERFNALMLQHLQKVALANA, from the coding sequence ATGTTGTCGTTTCTTGGTCATCATCTTGAAAAACCTCATCGCCAAAGTGACCATGTGGTTGTCTTGCTTCATGCTTTTCCACTCTCAAGTGAAATGTGGCGCCCGCAGCTTGGCGTGCTCCAAGAGGCTGGGTATAGCGTGATTGCGCCAAATGTTTATGGCATTGAAGGCTCAGAACCACGCACAGATTGGACCATGCGTCAGTATGCAGAATCGGTGCATGAGCTTGTCACAAAACTCGGATTCACGTCCGTCACTCTCATTGGTGTCTCTATGGGTGGCTATCACGCTTTTGCTTTTGAGCGTCGCTATCCTCACATGGTTTCTTCCATGATGCTTTGCGACACACGCGCTGAGGCGGATACAGATGAAGCACGAGAAAAACGCTTTGAGTTTATCGAGGCGCTGAAAGCGCGCGGCATTTCCGAAGCCAAAGCTCGTATGATTCCTAAAATGCTTGGAGATACCACACATGCGAACGAACCTGAACTTGCAGGCTTTCTCTCGGTTATCATTGAGCGTCATCGTGTCGCATCAGTTATTGAGCAGCTCAAAGCTATGGCTCACCGTCCTGATTCGAGCGTGCATCTTTCTGCAATACGTTGTCCTACACTAGTTGTTGTCGGCGAAGAAGATGTACTGACACCGCCTGAAGTGGTTCGCACAATTGCTGAGCGCATTCCTAACGCGCAACTGGAAATTATTCCCCAAGCTGGGCATTTACCTAACCTTGAACAGCCTGAGCGATTCAATGCATTGATGCTTCAACATCTGCAAAAAGTCGCACTGGCAAATGCTTGA
- a CDS encoding antibiotic resistance protein MarC has product MLDFFLLEGSSYPFTFEAFLLTFIPLFVAIDAPGTLPLFIGLTQTLPEKVKRRLTIQAVLTALIIALIVMVAGKNIFAFLGITLSDFRIAGGIILLLLAVKDLTSSDVDESKKPADPTSIGVVPLGIPLIIGPGSLTTILISGEAHGWLMTSLAIILNLLIAFLLFYFSSTVERLIGPNGAKAIAKIASLLLAAIAVMMIRVGIFDALSASGLLSYNGDKSLNAQTCKNADMSVIL; this is encoded by the coding sequence ATGCTTGACTTTTTTCTTCTTGAAGGCTCATCCTATCCCTTCACTTTCGAGGCGTTTTTACTTACCTTCATCCCGCTTTTCGTTGCTATTGACGCCCCCGGCACGTTGCCACTTTTTATCGGCCTTACACAAACTCTACCCGAAAAAGTCAAACGCCGCCTGACGATTCAAGCCGTTTTGACCGCGCTGATTATCGCCCTCATCGTAATGGTTGCCGGCAAAAACATCTTTGCATTTTTAGGCATCACGCTCTCGGATTTTCGCATCGCTGGCGGCATCATCTTACTTTTGCTTGCAGTCAAAGACCTGACTTCGTCCGACGTCGATGAATCCAAAAAGCCTGCTGACCCTACCAGCATTGGCGTTGTACCTCTTGGTATTCCGCTTATCATTGGACCCGGCTCACTGACGACGATTCTCATCTCTGGCGAAGCACATGGCTGGCTTATGACATCGCTGGCCATCATACTTAATCTTCTTATTGCTTTTTTGCTGTTTTATTTCTCAAGCACGGTTGAACGCCTGATTGGTCCAAATGGGGCAAAAGCTATTGCTAAAATTGCGTCTCTGCTGCTTGCGGCAATCGCTGTGATGATGATTCGTGTCGGCATCTTCGATGCCCTCTCAGCATCTGGGCTGTTATCTTATAATGGAGACAAGTCTCTCAACGCTCAAACTTGCAAGAACGCCGACATGAGCGTAATTTTGTAG